From Actinomycetota bacterium:
TTCTGGTGGGAGCTTCCATCATCACCCTCTTTGGGGCGGTCGACGATTTTCACGATACCTCACCCCTGGTCAAGTTCGCCGGCCAGTTCATCGCCGCCGGCTGCTTGGTCTGGTACGGACTGCACATCGACTATTTCACCCTGCCGCACTTCGGAACCATCAACCTGGCGCCGGCGCTCGCCATCCCCCTGACACTGATATGGGTCGTCGCGCTTATCAACATCGTCAACTTCATCGACGGCATGGACGGCCTGGCCGCCGGCGTCTGCACCATCGCCGCCGGCACCTTTGCCGTCATCGCCATCTCGATGGGAAGGCCCGGCGCCGGCATCCTGGCGGCCATCCTCGCCGGCACCACCCTGGGATTCCTGCGGCACAATTTCTTCCCCGCTTCGATCTTCATGGGGGACTCGGGCTCGATGCTGCTGGGGTTCATCCTCGCCGCCGTCACCGTGCACGGAGTCCTCAAGAGCGTCGCCGCCGTCACCCTGGTGATCCCGCTACTGATCATGGGCGTGCCCATGTTCGATCTCTCCCTGACGATCATGAGGCGCGTGAAGAACCGCCAGAACATCTTCCGCCCTGACCGCGGGCATCTGCATCACCGGCTTTTCAACATCGGCTTCTCGCAGAGGAAGGCGGTGCTGGTGCTCTATGCCTGGTGCACGCTGATGAGCTCGCTGGCGCTCTCGATGAGATTCGCGCCCGGCTTCGTCACCGTCATCCTCGCCGGCGTTGTCATCGCCGTCAGCCTCTACCTGGTCTATCTGCTGGATATCCTGCAGGTCCGCAGCCGCCGCGGCGTCGACACGCGCTAGCAGATATTCCATAAGAAAACCTGCTTCCGCCTTCCGCAAATAATACCCCCGGGGGCTCTTGACTAATTTCCGGCGTCGCGATAAGCTAACGCGGTTTTTAATTTGCCTGACAATCAGAAGAAGAAGACGAAGGCAAAACCGAATGGTGGTCGAGGGGGGAACCCCCTGGGCTGGGAATGGATCGCCTCATACCTGGTCGGAGGGGTAGCACTCGGCACCATCAGCGGGCTGGGTCTGGACTACCTACTCCACACCACACCGCTCTTCCTCATCGTAGGAGTGTTCGCGGGCTTTGCTGCCGGCCTGTACGGCATCTACAAGAGCCTGTGACCGCATTGAAACTTTTGGCAAAAAAGAGGGGTACCGATCGTAAGGAAGCTTACAACCCTGATGATGGTCTTTCTCGCCGCCGGCCTGGCGGCCGGTGTCGTGGTGCGGCCGCTCCTGGTTCCCTGGCTTCTGGCTTCCTGCCTCTTCATCCTTAACTACACGATCTCGATCTTTTTCATGAGGGCCATTCCCCGGCTCTCAACGGCCGCCGCCACCGGCGTCGCCGTCGTCAGCTTCCTTCTGCGCTTCGGCCTGATGGCCATCGGCCTCATCGGCGTGGCGCTGGGGCTGAGGGAATATTTCCTGACCACCGCCATCTGCTTCCTGCTGGTATATACCCTTTTCCTCGGGCTTGAGATCGCCGTCGGCCTCAAGGGCCGCCCGGTTTCGAACCCCACGGCCACGGGCGGTGAGATGTGATCGGATTGATCGCGCAGGCTGTCGAAGCCGGAGCCGAGGCTGTCGCCGAGGCTCCCGAGAAGTTCTCGCCGACGGCGGAGTTCGAAGACGCGGTAAAGCCGCTGGTCTTCGGCGGCCACGAGCTGGCGCTCAAACTCGGCCCCATCGACCTCTCGATCAGCAAGGCTGTCGTCTATCTCTGGATCGCGGCGCTGA
This genomic window contains:
- a CDS encoding undecaprenyl/decaprenyl-phosphate alpha-N-acetylglucosaminyl 1-phosphate transferase, translated to MDDFVENPIVGTKVALIAFVVAAAIVFIVTPTVGSIARFVGAMDEPNARKIHEDPTPRLGGLAIFFGFMIPALLFLELTDQMKGVLVGASIITLFGAVDDFHDTSPLVKFAGQFIAAGCLVWYGLHIDYFTLPHFGTINLAPALAIPLTLIWVVALINIVNFIDGMDGLAAGVCTIAAGTFAVIAISMGRPGAGILAAILAGTTLGFLRHNFFPASIFMGDSGSMLLGFILAAVTVHGVLKSVAAVTLVIPLLIMGVPMFDLSLTIMRRVKNRQNIFRPDRGHLHHRLFNIGFSQRKAVLVLYAWCTLMSSLALSMRFAPGFVTVILAGVVIAVSLYLVYLLDILQVRSRRGVDTR
- a CDS encoding AtpZ/AtpI family protein, coding for MPDNQKKKTKAKPNGGRGGNPLGWEWIASYLVGGVALGTISGLGLDYLLHTTPLFLIVGVFAGFAAGLYGIYKSL